The genomic stretch CATTGTTAACCCCATTGCTGACACCTCGCTCACCAGGCCTCTTGCCTGCTGCTGTGGATGTCATTTTCCTACTTTTCAGGTAGTTTTTTTCATGAGGCAACGAATCGCATTTCAGGTAGATTTTTAGATGAGGCAATAAGGGACTGGCGGCAACTGCAACCGAAAACTTCTAAAACGTTTGGGACGAGGGAATTGATAGTTCAAATTTTTTGGGGATGGTTCGTTTAAAAACCCTGATCTTGGGATGGTCAAAGAGGCGGAAACTCAATTCCGAGCGGTCGTCATTTACGGTTTTTCCTAAAAACGAAGGCCGAACAGAAAAGGTATTGACAAGGCTAAAACCCAATTTTTCAGCATAAAGCCTGCGGAAGAACTGGACCACGGCCGGATATTCGCGCGCCCTAAAAGGAAACTGCTCCGATTGCTCGTCGCTCATGACGATGTAGTCGGCATCGGCAAGCCTCTCCCTGATGTATTTCCTGAATTTGTCGGGCGGGTTGAGAGAATCGGAAGCATAAGTAAAAAAATTCAAGGCCTTGAGCGTATAAAAATCATTTTTTACAAAGTAATCCTGGCCGTAGCCCACTGTATAACTGTCGTAAAACTGCGGATGGAAGAACATCTCGCCGAACAACGGCGTGGCATAGGAAATGTTGAACACGACGGTCGATCCTTGCGGAATGTTTTTATGAATCCAGCGGGAGGCCTGGATGCGGACATCGTCTTGTTTGTAAATGTTCAAATAGGCCAGTGTATAAAACATCGACAGGGAAGCCACTACGGTTATCCCGACTGTGACGATGACACGGTGAATTCTCGTTTTGGCCATTTCATAGAGATCCATTGCCAAGCGCGCGCCCAGAAGGCAGAGAAAAGGCAAGAGGGGAATGGCATAGCGGATGAACTTCATGTAGCCGAAGCCGAGGCTGAAGAAATAGATTGCCATAAACAGGAGAATGAGCCCATCGTTCTTCCATTTTCTCTTTAAAAAAGCCCACAGGAGACCCAGGAGGCAAAGGATCTCAAGAGTCGGGCCCATCGAGTAAAAGAACAGATTGGAAAACCAGTAGCCGACGGTAGCGCCGGTAAATTGGAAGGACCACTGGGGTGGAGTGGCTCCCTTTAGAATTTCAAAGGTCCTTCCCGACATGTCGAGGAAAGCGGCCGGGTTCATGACCACGTAGGGATGGGCGATAAGGAAGACGAGGGTAGCGACGCCGAAGCCGGCAACGAGTTTTTTTAGAGATTGCTTTGAGCGCAGGATTTGCCAGCGCTCTGAAAAAGAATTTCCCATACCCTCCCAGATAGACATCAGGTGGGCGGCAAAGATCACCGGGATCACCAGCAGGACAGTCTGCTTGGTGGCGATGGCGATGCCGGTCACGATCCCGGTGATGAAATACGATTTCAGCCTTTTTTTATCCACAATATCTGAGCAAAGGAAAAGGATCAGCACCAGGAAAAATGTCATCGGCACGTCGGTAGAGAAAAAGTGAGAATCCCTGACATGAAGCACAGTGAAGGCCAGGAAAAATGCGGCCAACAGGCCAATGCTTCGCGAATAGACGCGCCGGCCGAGAAAAAAGAGCATTAAAATTGTCGCCAGGCCGAATATGGCGACAATTCCCCTGGCAAACAGGTAAAAAAGCTTCAGGCTGGTCGGGTCGCCATGGTCAAAGGGGCGAAACAGGGTAGAAGCGGAAACCATGCCGATATTGAGAAACATGAGAACCGGCGGATACATAAAAAATTTGCGTTCTTCCTTGAGCAATCGCGCCACCGATGGCGTCGTCCGTAATTTTTCGGTGTTTGCGGCCAAAAGAAACTCATCCGAATTATAGTGATAAGGGAGGCCCCAACCCAAACCATAGAAGCGGACCCCGAACCCGGCCAAAAGGATCAGAAAAAGGAGGGCGGCTGTTTTTTTATTGTTTGCGGCCATGGTCGATTCTCAAAAGCGACCCCAATATGCTCTGATAGGCTTCGCACGGGGTCCAGCATTGGGGACAGTTGAAATCCCAGATCTCTTTTTGCAAGCTACGTGAAAATTCAGAATCCCACAATGCCAACAGATCATAGTCCCATTCGCGAAGATTCCCCAGACAGCGATCATAGACCGTGCACGGGTAAACGCCGCCGCTGGCATCCAAAAAACACGAAGAACGCAGGGCCTGGCAGCGGATGGGGGTTTTCTTGGTCTGCAGGAATTTGTTCACCCTTTTTAAATATTGTTTTTCAAGAAAGGAGACGGGGTTCAGCGGAAAGGTCCTTGTACGTATGTAGTTCTGAACCGTCTCGGCCATGGCCTTTTCCATGCCGGCAACCAAATCGCTGCCGGTATTGCCGAAATAGTGGCTGGAGGTATGGACGATGTTCACATGAAAATCATCATGGCTCAAGGGCGGGTATTTATTCTTGGCGGCCTGAAAAGTTTTTTCAAACTGGTCGACATTTAAGGCGGAAACGGTCATGCCCAGGACGGTCTGGACACCTGGAATTTCGCGTAATTGTTTGAAGGTTTCAATCTGCCTCCGCCAGCCGCCGGGAATCCCGCGGATTTGATCGTTGACCGCCTCGTCGCCATCCATGCTGACAGTCAGGATAAGCTTTTCCGGCTTCCACTGCGCGATTTTCCGGACCGCGGGGACGATGATCTCGGTCAAATAGCCGTTGGTGGGGAAATGGAGGAGCAGGAGATTCGGGCTTGCAGTAAGGATGATCTCGACGATTTCCAGAAAATCCTTGCGCAAAAAAACCTCTCCTCCGGTCAAGTCGATCCAGGAAAAACCGGGAGCCTTTTTGAAAAGACGTTCGATCTCGGCCGTGGAGAGTTCGTCTTGCGGGGGCTTCTGCCAGATATTGCAGGTCTGGCAGCGGTAGTTGCACTTGCTGGTGACCGCGAAAGTGAGCTTGTATGGGTGGTCCGGACGCACCAGGTTGGCTTTCAGGATATTTTTCGCTAGAACGGCGTATTTTTTTAAATTCACCGGTTTCGCTTAAAAAAGGGTGTAAATAAACGGGGCGAAAGGACTTCCCGCCGAAAGAAAGATCAATAAGCCGAGCAAGACCAGGATGACGATCACCGGGATCAGCCAGAATTTCTTGTTATGTTTAATGAAATCCCATAGTTCTTTCAAAACGCCGATTTTAGCCATTGTTTTTCTCCAAGGTTAATATTGTTTGTCGTAACCATGAACCGTTTGCGGGCTCTCGAAATAGGAAACGGCCGCCCGGTCATAACGCGGGGTCATGAACGCCTTCCCGAACAAGCGCATGATCAGGGAGATCGGGGTGAGGAGGACGAAAAATACCGTGGCGGCGATGATCAAAAATATCGCATTGCCGATGAACCCGGTAGCACTCATGATGATCTTGTAAACCGGCGCGAAGAAACGGGGCAGAATGATAAAAAATACCAGAACAACAGCCAGGGCGGCAAATATCTCGATTTTCAATGTCCCATCAACGTTCTTGAATCCCCGCCAGAGGATAAGGGCCGCAAAAACTGCCAGCAACACTAAAAAAATGCGTATGTTTTTGGACGAATCGTTCGTGTGTTTCATTAATCTAGCTGAAACTCCTTTTTCCAATCGGAATCGTTCACCAAGGCTTGCTGATCCTTTTTATCGAGGAAAAAATTCTCCAGCACGAGATAATCGATGTTGGTGCGCATGAAGCAACGGTAGGCGTCTTCGGGAGAATTGACGATCGGTTCGCCGCGGACATTGAAGGAGGTGTTGATAATGATCGGGCAACCGGTCAACTTGAAAAATTCATTGATGACGTCATGGTAATAGGGGCTGACCTCGCGGTTGACCGTATGCAGGCGGGCCGAAAAATCGACATGGGTGACGGCCGGCACGCACGATCGCTTGATGTACAATTTATCGATCCCTTTTCTCTTTTTATCTTCCTCCTTCATCTGGCAGCGGTACTTCTCCCGGACATCGTAGACCAGGAGCATGTAGGGCGAAGGGGCGTCGAAATCAAAATACTCTCCGACCTGCTCCTCGAGCATGGAGGGGGCGAAAGGCCGGAAGGACTCGCGGAACTTTATTTTTTGATTCATCAGCGACTGCATTTTTTCGGAACGGGCGTCGCCGATGATGCTGCGGCCGCCGAGGGCCCGCGGCCCGAATTCCATGCGCCCCTGAAAAAAGCCGATGACTTTTTCGGCCTGGATCAGTTCGGCCACTTTGCGCGGCGCCTGGCCGCGGGGAACTTCGGTGTATTTGATGTTTTTGTTGTCCAAAAATTTCTTGATCTGCTGGGGAGAATAGTCGGGTCCCAGGAACGACCCTCGCTGGGAGTCCTTTCCCGGCTGCGGTTTACGTTCGTGTTCCAGCTTTTTATGCCAGACGGTCAGCACCGCGCCCAGGGCGCCGCCGGCGTCTCCGGCAGCGGGCTGGATCCAGATATCCTTGAAAATCTGCTTTTTCAGGATCTTGCCGTTGGCCACGCAATTCAAAGCCACGCCGCCGGCCAGGCATAGGTTGTCGCAAGGGACGAGTTTCTTGGCGGTCAGGACGATTTTTTCCATTACCTCCTCGAGCACCGCCTGGATGGAGGCGGCCAGGTCCATGTCTTCCTTGCGCAGCGGAGTTTCGGGGAGGCGGCGCTTGACCTTGAACAATTTTTCAAAGCGGCGGTCGGTCATGGTCAGGCCGGTGTGATAACTGAAGTACTTCAAATTCAAGCGGAACGAACCGTCGGGCTTGACGTCGATCAGGTTGTTCAGGATAAGATCGCGGTACACCGGCTCGCCGTAGGGGGCAAGGCCCATGAGCTTGTACTCGCCCGAATTGACCTTGAAGCCGGTGAAGTAGGTGAAAGCCGAATAGAGCAGCCCCAGGGAATGGGGAAAGGTGATCCTCTTCAACACCTCGAAATCGCGGCCTTTGCCGTGGGCGATGGTCAGCGTGTCCCACTCGC from Candidatus Aminicenantes bacterium encodes the following:
- a CDS encoding glycosyltransferase family 39 protein, coding for MFLNIGMVSASTLFRPFDHGDPTSLKLFYLFARGIVAIFGLATILMLFFLGRRVYSRSIGLLAAFFLAFTVLHVRDSHFFSTDVPMTFFLVLILFLCSDIVDKKRLKSYFITGIVTGIAIATKQTVLLVIPVIFAAHLMSIWEGMGNSFSERWQILRSKQSLKKLVAGFGVATLVFLIAHPYVVMNPAAFLDMSGRTFEILKGATPPQWSFQFTGATVGYWFSNLFFYSMGPTLEILCLLGLLWAFLKRKWKNDGLILLFMAIYFFSLGFGYMKFIRYAIPLLPFLCLLGARLAMDLYEMAKTRIHRVIVTVGITVVASLSMFYTLAYLNIYKQDDVRIQASRWIHKNIPQGSTVVFNISYATPLFGEMFFHPQFYDSYTVGYGQDYFVKNDFYTLKALNFFTYASDSLNPPDKFRKYIRERLADADYIVMSDEQSEQFPFRAREYPAVVQFFRRLYAEKLGFSLVNTFSVRPSFLGKTVNDDRSELSFRLFDHPKIRVFKRTIPKKFELSIPSSQTF
- a CDS encoding radical SAM protein; amino-acid sequence: MNLKKYAVLAKNILKANLVRPDHPYKLTFAVTSKCNYRCQTCNIWQKPPQDELSTAEIERLFKKAPGFSWIDLTGGEVFLRKDFLEIVEIILTASPNLLLLHFPTNGYLTEIIVPAVRKIAQWKPEKLILTVSMDGDEAVNDQIRGIPGGWRRQIETFKQLREIPGVQTVLGMTVSALNVDQFEKTFQAAKNKYPPLSHDDFHVNIVHTSSHYFGNTGSDLVAGMEKAMAETVQNYIRTRTFPLNPVSFLEKQYLKRVNKFLQTKKTPIRCQALRSSCFLDASGGVYPCTVYDRCLGNLREWDYDLLALWDSEFSRSLQKEIWDFNCPQCWTPCEAYQSILGSLLRIDHGRKQ
- a CDS encoding DUF5989 family protein; its protein translation is MAKIGVLKELWDFIKHNKKFWLIPVIVILVLLGLLIFLSAGSPFAPFIYTLF
- a CDS encoding carbamoyltransferase, which produces MIILGISAFYHDSAVCLLRDGEIVFAAQEERFSRKKHDAGFPEKALQAGLDYTGISRADIDFVVFYEKPFIKFDRLMSTFMQFAPAGVQSFLKVLPVWAKEKLFMKEILKEKVAAPKAEFLFTTHHESHIASAFYPSPFAEAAIITVDGVGEWDTLTIAHGKGRDFEVLKRITFPHSLGLLYSAFTYFTGFKVNSGEYKLMGLAPYGEPVYRDLILNNLIDVKPDGSFRLNLKYFSYHTGLTMTDRRFEKLFKVKRRLPETPLRKEDMDLAASIQAVLEEVMEKIVLTAKKLVPCDNLCLAGGVALNCVANGKILKKQIFKDIWIQPAAGDAGGALGAVLTVWHKKLEHERKPQPGKDSQRGSFLGPDYSPQQIKKFLDNKNIKYTEVPRGQAPRKVAELIQAEKVIGFFQGRMEFGPRALGGRSIIGDARSEKMQSLMNQKIKFRESFRPFAPSMLEEQVGEYFDFDAPSPYMLLVYDVREKYRCQMKEEDKKRKGIDKLYIKRSCVPAVTHVDFSARLHTVNREVSPYYHDVINEFFKLTGCPIIINTSFNVRGEPIVNSPEDAYRCFMRTNIDYLVLENFFLDKKDQQALVNDSDWKKEFQLD